One Vitis vinifera cultivar Pinot Noir 40024 chromosome 8, ASM3070453v1 genomic window carries:
- the LOC100266611 gene encoding phosphatidylinositol:ceramide inositolphosphotransferase 1, producing the protein MTLYIGREASKLWKRVCAETTTELNLLLENWKYLLAGLIFQYIHGLAARGVHYLHRPGPTLQDVGFFLLPELGPDKAYISETVFTFVFLSFVLWTFHPFIFKAKKIYTVLLWCRVLAFLVASQSLRIITFYSTQLPGPNYHCREGSKLARLPRPDSAFEVLLINFPRGVIYGCGDLIFSSHMIFTLVFVLTYQKYGTRRCIKQFAWLIAVAQSFLIVASRKHYTVDVVVAWYTVNLVVFFIDKKLPELPDRSNGSASLLLPLSTKDKDSKTKEENHKLLNGNSGDPADWRQRTQVNGKTLEDGNTVHAETTTNGA; encoded by the exons ATGACGCTTTACATTGGTCGCGAGGCCTCCAAG CTATGGAAGAGAGTTTGTGCAGAGACAACGACAGAGCTCAACCTCCTCTTAGAGAATTGGAAGTATCTACTCGCTGGTCTAATTTTTCAG TACATTCATGGACTGGCTGCTCGAGGAGTTCACTATTTACATCGGCCAGGACCAACACTTCAGGATGttggcttttttcttcttcca GAACTTGGCCCAGATAAAGCTTACATCAGTGAGACTGTATTCACCTTTGTCTTTCTCTCTTTTGTCTTG TGGACTTTCCATCCCTTCATTTTCAAGGCCAAAAAGATCTACACAGTTCTATTGTGGTGCAGGGTTCTTGCATTTTTAGTT GCTTCTCAAAGTCTCCGGATAATCACATTCTATTCTACGCAGCTCCCTGGTCCAAACTACCATTGTCGTGAG GGTTCAAAACTTGCTAGGCTGCCTCGTCCAGATAGTGCATTTGAAGTTCTCTTAATTAATT TTCCTCGGGGTGTAATATATGGTTGTGGGGATTTGATATTCTCATCTCACATGATCTTCACTCTAGTCTTTGTGCTCACATATCAGAAATATGGCACCCGAAG GTGCATAAAGCAGTTTGCATGGTTGATTGCTGTGGCACAAAGCTTCTTAATTGTAGCATCCCGCAAACATTACACGGTTGACGTTGTTGTTGCATG GTATACTGTTAATTTAGTGGTATTCTTTATTGATAAGAAATTGCCAG AACTGCCTGATCGCTCCAATGGAAGTGCATCTCTATTGCTACCACTGAGCACCAAAGATAAGGATAGCAAGACCAAAGAAGAGAATCACAAGCTATTGAATGGGAATTCGGGAGACCCTGCAGATTGG AGACAGAGAACTCAAGTAAATGGAAAAACTTTGGAAGACGGCAATACAGTCCACGCTGAGACAACAACAAATGGTGCATAG